From Perognathus longimembris pacificus isolate PPM17 chromosome 22, ASM2315922v1, whole genome shotgun sequence, one genomic window encodes:
- the Tmco6 gene encoding transmembrane and coiled-coil domain-containing protein 6 isoform X1, with protein sequence MWGQRQGRLRPLSCGVEELRQRRREREAALRKARREQHLVSKRLLREDAPGEAGSPHAAEVFGEAEVKHFLSLAQRGTDEKEREKALVSLRRGLQHPETQQTFIRLEGSMRTLVGLLTSNRALLQLEAARCLHELSHSEISAVAEACLPATSYLLTYLSGHSSEFVELCLYTLGNLIVESEAVRRQLLPQGIVLAFASCIQSPHMAVLEALGYALSQLLQAKEAPEKIIVSVLDSTLPQHMLRLMQPGPKLNPGVAVEFAWCLHYIICSQVNNALLITHGALSTLELLLLDLAGAVQRMEDEGLELLACPVLRCLSNLLAEVPVEAVECQMQPIDERVVVALFILFQFFLQKQPTLLPEGLWLLNNLTANSPAFCTSLLSLDLIEPLLKLLPLSNVVSVLVLTVLCNIAEKGPAYCQRLWPGPLLPCVLETLALSDTEVVGQSLELLRLLFLYKPEAAQAFLQQSGLQALERHQEVQLQDRVHALRQMVLHR encoded by the exons ATGTGGGGCCAACGGCAGGGTCGCCTCCGGCCGCTGTCCTGCGGGGTGGAGGAGCTACGGCAGCGCCGCCGGGAGCGGGAGGCTG CCCTGCGGAAGGCGCGGCGGGAGCAGCACCTGGTCAGCAAGCGGCTGCTGAGAGAAGACGCCCCGGGGGAAGCCGGCAGCCCCCACGCCGCCGAGGTGTTTGGGGAGGCGGAG GTCAAGCACTTCCTCTCACTAGCCCAGCGAGGGACagatgaaaaggagagagaaaaggctcTGGTCAGCCTTCGTCGAGGCCTACAGCATCCTGAGACCCAACAAACCTTCATCAG GCTGGAGGGCAGCATGCGGACCCTTGTGGGGCTCCTGACCAGCAACCGGGCCTTGTTGCAGCTTGAGGCAGCCCGGTGCCTCCATGAACTCTCTCATTCTGAAATCTCGGCGGTGGCTGAAGCCTGCTTGCCAGCCACTTCCTACCTCCTCACCTACCTCTCTGGTCACAGCTCAGAATTCGTA GAGCTGTGTCTGTATACACTGGGAAACCTCATCGTGGAGAGTGAGGCCGTGAGAAGGCAGCTCCTGCCACAGGGCATTGTTCTAGCCTTTGCCTCCTGCATCCAG TCCCCCCACATGGCCGTGCTGGAAGCCCTTGGATATGCCTTGTCTCAGCTCCTGCAGGCCAAGGAAGCTCCAGAGAAGATCATTGT CTCTGTCCTGGACTCCACTCTCCCCCAGCACATGCTGCGATTGATGCAACCTGGTCCAAAGCTCAACCCTGGGGTCGCTGTGGAGTTTGCCTGGTGCCTCCACTACATCATCTGCAG CCAGGTCAACAATGCCTTGCTCATCACCCATGGGGCTCTGTCTACCCTGGAGCTGTTGCTATTAGATCTGGCTGGGGCTGTTCAAAGAATGGAGGATGAAGGACTGGAACTA CTCGCATGTCCCGTGCTTCGCTGTCTAAGCAACCTGTTAGCTGAGGTGCCGGTGGAGGCTGTGGAATGTCAAATGCAGCCGATAGATGAGCGGGTTGTAGTAGCCTTATTTATCCTCTTCCAGTTCTTCCTTCAGAAACAGCCCACCTTGCTTCCTGAGGGCCTGTGGCTCCTCAACAATCTTACTG CAAACAGTCCTGCTTTCTGTACATCATTGCTCTCTCTGGACCTGATTGAACCCCTCTTGAAGTTGTTGCCACTATCTAATGTGGTGAGCGTCCTG GTACTCACGGTTCTGTGCAACATTGCAGAGAAGGGGCCAGCTTACTGCCAGCGGCTGTGGCCAGGGCCCCTGCTCCCTTGCGTGCTGGAAACTCTGGCCCTTTCTGACACTGAAGTAGTAGGTCAGAGTTTGGAGCTGCTGCGGCTGCTATTCCTTTATAAGCCAGAG
- the Tmco6 gene encoding transmembrane and coiled-coil domain-containing protein 6 isoform X2 gives MRTLVGLLTSNRALLQLEAARCLHELSHSEISAVAEACLPATSYLLTYLSGHSSEFVELCLYTLGNLIVESEAVRRQLLPQGIVLAFASCIQSPHMAVLEALGYALSQLLQAKEAPEKIIVSVLDSTLPQHMLRLMQPGPKLNPGVAVEFAWCLHYIICSQVNNALLITHGALSTLELLLLDLAGAVQRMEDEGLELLACPVLRCLSNLLAEVPVEAVECQMQPIDERVVVALFILFQFFLQKQPTLLPEGLWLLNNLTANSPAFCTSLLSLDLIEPLLKLLPLSNVVSVLVLTVLCNIAEKGPAYCQRLWPGPLLPCVLETLALSDTEVVGQSLELLRLLFLYKPEAAQAFLQQSGLQALERHQEVQLQDRVHALRQMVLHR, from the exons ATGCGGACCCTTGTGGGGCTCCTGACCAGCAACCGGGCCTTGTTGCAGCTTGAGGCAGCCCGGTGCCTCCATGAACTCTCTCATTCTGAAATCTCGGCGGTGGCTGAAGCCTGCTTGCCAGCCACTTCCTACCTCCTCACCTACCTCTCTGGTCACAGCTCAGAATTCGTA GAGCTGTGTCTGTATACACTGGGAAACCTCATCGTGGAGAGTGAGGCCGTGAGAAGGCAGCTCCTGCCACAGGGCATTGTTCTAGCCTTTGCCTCCTGCATCCAG TCCCCCCACATGGCCGTGCTGGAAGCCCTTGGATATGCCTTGTCTCAGCTCCTGCAGGCCAAGGAAGCTCCAGAGAAGATCATTGT CTCTGTCCTGGACTCCACTCTCCCCCAGCACATGCTGCGATTGATGCAACCTGGTCCAAAGCTCAACCCTGGGGTCGCTGTGGAGTTTGCCTGGTGCCTCCACTACATCATCTGCAG CCAGGTCAACAATGCCTTGCTCATCACCCATGGGGCTCTGTCTACCCTGGAGCTGTTGCTATTAGATCTGGCTGGGGCTGTTCAAAGAATGGAGGATGAAGGACTGGAACTA CTCGCATGTCCCGTGCTTCGCTGTCTAAGCAACCTGTTAGCTGAGGTGCCGGTGGAGGCTGTGGAATGTCAAATGCAGCCGATAGATGAGCGGGTTGTAGTAGCCTTATTTATCCTCTTCCAGTTCTTCCTTCAGAAACAGCCCACCTTGCTTCCTGAGGGCCTGTGGCTCCTCAACAATCTTACTG CAAACAGTCCTGCTTTCTGTACATCATTGCTCTCTCTGGACCTGATTGAACCCCTCTTGAAGTTGTTGCCACTATCTAATGTGGTGAGCGTCCTG GTACTCACGGTTCTGTGCAACATTGCAGAGAAGGGGCCAGCTTACTGCCAGCGGCTGTGGCCAGGGCCCCTGCTCCCTTGCGTGCTGGAAACTCTGGCCCTTTCTGACACTGAAGTAGTAGGTCAGAGTTTGGAGCTGCTGCGGCTGCTATTCCTTTATAAGCCAGAG
- the Cd14 gene encoding monocyte differentiation antigen CD14 produces MERVSCPLLLLLLLVLLPPPLRASTATAEPAEEEEEEACELDEDGVRCACNFTGPQPAWSSALQCVSALRVEIRGGGRSLDGLLSRVDAVSDPRRYQDVVKTLRLQRLRLGEARVPAPLLAGALRVLGFSRLEELALEDLEVTGTLPPPPPEAAGPALTALSLRNVSWASGGAWLADLQPWLRPGLRALTIAQAPALALACDRVRPLAALTTLDLSDNPALGERGLTSALCPHKFPALRSLALRNAGLQAPGAVCAALANAGAQPGRLDLSHNPLSAAAAPAPPQCVWPAKLTSLNLSSAGLKQVPKGLPAQLSELDLSGNQLDRAPLPGELPTVGNLSLHGNPFLEPGALKPQEDIKTSGVGPAWALSPLAVGVSGTLALLQGARRFA; encoded by the exons ATG GAGCGCGTGTCCTGCccgttgctgctgctgctgctgctggtgctgctgccgccgccgctgcgcGCGTCCACGGCCACCGCAGAGcccgcggaggaggaggaggaggaggcgtgCGAGCTGGACGAGGACGGCGTCCGCTGCGCCTGCAACTTCACCGGCCCGCAGCCGGCCTGGTCCAGCGCCCTCCAGTGCGTCTCCGCCCTCCGCGTGGAGATTCGAGGCGGCGGCCGCAGCCTGGACGGGCTCCTAAGCCGCGTGGACGCGGTCTCCGACCCGCGGCGGTACCAGGACGTGGTCAAAACCCTGCGCCTGCAGCGCCTGCGGCTCGGGGAGGCTCGGGTGCCCGCGCCGCTGCTGGCCGGCGCCCTGCGCGTGCTGGGCTTTTCCCGCCTCGAGGAACTGGCGCTGGAGGACCTGGAGGTCACCGGCACCCTGCCCCCGCCGCCTCCCGAGGCCGCGGGGCCCGCGCTCACCGCCTTGAGCCTCCGCAACGTGTCCTGGGCCTCCGGAGGGGCCTGGCTCGCCGACCTGCAGCCGTGGCTCCGACCCGGCCTCCGCGCCCTGACCATCGCCCAGGCGCCCGCGCTCGCCCTCGCCTGCGATCGCGTCCGCCCCCTGGCGGCCCTCACCACCCTCGACCTGTCTGACAACCCCGCGCTGGGGGAGCGCGGCCTGACTTCGGCCCTCTGCCCGCACAAGTTCCCGGCTCTGCGGAGCTTGGCGCTGCGCAACGCGGGGCTGCAGGCGCCCGGGGCCGTGTGCGCGGCGCTGGCGAACGCGGGGGCGCAGCCCGGCCGGCTCGACCTCAGCCACAACCCGCTGAGCGCggcggccgcccccgccccgccccagtgCGTGTGGCCCGCCAAGCTCACGTCTCTCAATCTGTCCTCCGCCGGGCTGAAGCAGGTGCCCAAGGGCCTGCCCGCCCAGCTCAGCGAGCTCGATCTCAGCGGCAACCAGCTGGACAGGGCGCCCCTCCCCGGAGAGCTCCCCACCGTGGGGAACCTGTCGCTGCACGGGAACCCCTTCCTGGAGCCTGGGGCTCTCAAACCTCAAGAGGACATCAAGACGTCGGGCGTGGGTCCGGCCTGGGCGCTTTCACCCCTGGCGGTGGGGGTGTCGGGGACACTGGCTCTGCTCCAAGGAGCCCGGAGATTCGCCTAA